A window of Hippoglossus stenolepis isolate QCI-W04-F060 chromosome 18, HSTE1.2, whole genome shotgun sequence contains these coding sequences:
- the gdnfa gene encoding glial cell line-derived neurotrophic factor — translation MKLWDVLATCLLLLSSAATRPLYQNTQPAKRTYFPSSYSDSTSLSVEDEEPAFQREDHNLQEISMENQYDIAGLYPEKFDDVMDFIEATIGRLRRSSDPSGGSRGRKEQRQRGAANTGGARGEGRGHGDRRRGRGRGGSRGGKGGRGERGRERISVQTRGCLLKEVHLNVTDLGLGYQTKEELIFRYCSGPCVEAETNYDKILNNLTHNKKLDKDTPSRTCCRPISFDDDLSFLDDNVVYHTLKKHSARKCGCV, via the exons ATGAAGTTATGGGATGTTTTGGCCACGTGTTTGTTGCTCCTGAGCTCTGCTGCTACACGGCCTCTCTACCAAAACACTCAGCCCGCCAAGAGGACTTACTTCCCCAGCAGCTACAGTGATTCCACGTCCCTGTCTGTGGAGGACGAAGAGCCAGCGTTCCAGCGCGAAGACCACAACCTGCAGGAGATCTCCATGGAGAATCAAT ATGACATCGCGGGTCTCTATCCAGAGAAGTTTGACGACGTAATGGATTTTATCGAGGCTACCATCGGCCGACTCCGGAGATCGTCGGATCCCAGTGGCGGCTCCAGGGGCCGgaaggagcagagacagaggggagcAGCAAACACGGGCGGCGCCAGGGGCGAGGGGAGAGGACACGGCGACAGGAGGCGGGGCCGGGGGCGAGGGGGCAGCCGAGGTGGCAAAGGGGGCCGAGGCGAGAGGGGACGGGAGAGGATATCGGTGCAGACCCGAGGCTGCTTGCTGAAGGAGGTCCATCTCAATGTGACGGACTTGGGGCTGGGCTACCAGACTAAGGAGGAGCTGATCTTCCGCTACTGCAGCGGCCCCTGCGTCGAGGCCGAGACCAACTACGACAAGATCCTGAACAACCTCACGCACAACAAGAAGCTGGACAAGGACACGCCCTCCCGCACCTGCTGTCGACCGATCTCGTTCGACGACGACTTGTCTTTCCTGGACGACAACGTTGTGTATCACACACTGAAGAAGCACTCTGCAAGGAAGTGTGGCTGTGTCTGA